The Ignatzschineria rhizosphaerae genome contains a region encoding:
- the gorA gene encoding glutathione-disulfide reductase, with protein MSKQYDAIIIGGGSGGLSYAERAASYGVKCLLIEKDKLGGTCVNVGCVPKKVMWNAANIAHMFDDAKGYGFSFGETAFSWKILKEKRDQYISNIVTWYNNSYMPDAGVDVIHGEAKLVDNNTVSVNGETFSAKIIVVSTGGYPLVPEIKGAEHGITSNEFFALEDAPKRIAVVGAGYIAVEIAQLMAAFGTETHLICRGDMVLRSFDEYVTKHLKEVLDNDDQLTLHPKSNVQSVEKNEDGSLTVTTETETIVVDELIWAIGRGYNTHNIGLENTDVKVNADGTITVDKFQETNVPNFYVLGDIMGGQFQLTPVAIAAGRRLADRLHNGMTDRHLEYNKIPSIVFSHPPIGTTGITEKEAIAEYGEDAVRCYTASFTAMYSNFSTKPVKTAMKMVCVGDDEKIVGIHLIGPTVDEMLQGFAVAVKMGARKKDFDDTVALHPTAAEELVTMR; from the coding sequence ATGAGTAAGCAATATGATGCAATTATTATTGGTGGTGGTTCAGGTGGGCTCTCTTATGCAGAAAGAGCGGCGAGCTACGGTGTTAAATGCTTATTAATTGAGAAAGATAAGCTTGGGGGCACTTGCGTAAATGTGGGTTGTGTTCCTAAAAAAGTGATGTGGAACGCTGCGAATATTGCGCATATGTTTGATGATGCAAAAGGTTATGGTTTCTCTTTTGGGGAGACGGCATTTTCTTGGAAGATCTTAAAAGAGAAGCGTGATCAATATATTAGCAACATTGTCACTTGGTATAACAATAGCTATATGCCAGACGCAGGGGTTGATGTTATTCATGGTGAAGCAAAGCTTGTTGATAATAATACCGTTTCGGTAAATGGTGAGACCTTTAGTGCAAAAATTATCGTGGTATCAACTGGGGGGTATCCTTTAGTTCCGGAAATCAAAGGGGCTGAGCATGGGATTACTTCTAATGAGTTTTTCGCACTAGAAGATGCGCCTAAGCGTATTGCAGTTGTTGGTGCTGGATATATAGCGGTGGAGATTGCGCAGTTAATGGCAGCATTTGGTACTGAAACCCACCTTATTTGCCGTGGCGATATGGTCTTAAGGAGTTTTGATGAATATGTCACAAAGCATCTTAAAGAGGTGTTAGATAATGACGATCAATTAACATTGCATCCAAAGTCTAATGTTCAATCTGTTGAGAAAAATGAAGATGGATCATTAACTGTAACAACAGAGACAGAAACCATTGTGGTAGATGAGCTTATTTGGGCAATTGGCCGAGGTTACAATACGCATAATATTGGTCTTGAAAATACAGATGTAAAAGTGAACGCTGATGGTACTATTACGGTAGATAAATTCCAAGAGACCAATGTCCCTAATTTTTACGTATTAGGGGATATTATGGGCGGTCAATTCCAATTAACGCCAGTAGCAATTGCCGCAGGTCGCCGTTTAGCAGATAGACTTCACAATGGAATGACGGATCGACATTTAGAATATAACAAGATTCCAAGTATTGTTTTCTCTCATCCGCCTATTGGTACAACGGGTATTACCGAAAAAGAGGCGATTGCCGAGTACGGAGAGGATGCTGTGAGATGCTATACGGCTTCATTTACAGCGATGTATTCAAATTTTAGTACTAAACCTGTTAAAACAGCTATGAAGATGGTTTGTGTCGGTGATGATGAGAAGATCGTAGGGATTCATCTCATTGGACCAACGGTTGATGAAATGCTTCAAGGTTTTGCTGTTGCTGTAAAAATGGGCGCTCGTAAAAAGGATTTTGATGATACGGTAGCGCTTCATCCTACAGCCGCAGAAGAGCTGGTAACCATGCGTTAA
- a CDS encoding inorganic phosphate transporter, which yields MLEFFHSIDIVVFLTLFLSVGLVLAFEFVNGFHDTANAVATVIYTKSMKPRLAVFLSGIFNFLGVLLGGLGVAYAIVNLLPMDLLASASSTKGLVMVVSLLVSALIWNLGTWYFGIPASSSHTLIGSILGVGLANAMMTDHSLVDGVNWEKALGVFESLLFSPFIGAGLAGLLLLGLLRFLPKSYIHKTPYQRHVIDKKKRPPFWPRFWLVTSAMGMSYAHGQNDGQKGIGLVMLVLFSVVPAQFVLNLNSSVFEIEQTRVAAQQMVSYYETNKEVLDRLYPKGDTKDSDGLFSCEYSEMKQHSEKLITLLNGIDDYDKLSTDDRWAVRNEVMCLASIAKTLESKDELPSGYRKSYKAISKDLTKTTEYAPFWVIAAVALALGMGTMIGWKRVVDTVGGKIGKKDMTYAQGMSAQIVSGIAIASASHLGFPVSTTHILSSSVAGTMIANKSGLQKSTVKNILIAWILTLPVSTALSFGLYFLGTYLFVN from the coding sequence ATGTTAGAATTTTTTCATAGTATTGATATAGTTGTTTTTTTAACGCTATTCCTATCGGTAGGATTGGTATTGGCGTTTGAATTTGTAAATGGATTTCATGATACTGCGAATGCGGTTGCAACGGTTATTTATACAAAGTCAATGAAGCCAAGATTGGCGGTTTTTCTGTCAGGAATCTTTAACTTTTTAGGAGTTTTATTGGGAGGTTTAGGTGTTGCTTATGCGATTGTTAATCTCTTACCGATGGATCTTCTAGCAAGTGCAAGCTCGACAAAAGGGCTGGTGATGGTTGTGTCATTATTGGTCTCAGCACTTATTTGGAATTTGGGAACTTGGTATTTTGGAATCCCTGCATCTAGTTCTCATACTTTAATTGGTTCAATCTTAGGTGTTGGGCTCGCAAATGCGATGATGACAGACCATTCCTTAGTAGATGGGGTTAACTGGGAGAAAGCACTTGGCGTGTTTGAATCTCTGTTATTCTCTCCATTTATTGGTGCCGGTTTAGCGGGATTACTACTACTTGGCTTATTACGTTTTCTACCTAAAAGTTATATTCATAAAACACCTTATCAACGTCATGTGATTGATAAGAAAAAACGCCCCCCATTTTGGCCGCGCTTTTGGCTTGTAACTTCTGCGATGGGAATGAGTTATGCGCATGGACAAAATGATGGTCAAAAAGGGATTGGTCTTGTGATGTTGGTACTTTTTAGTGTGGTACCTGCGCAATTTGTATTGAATTTAAATTCAAGCGTATTTGAGATTGAGCAGACAAGGGTCGCTGCACAGCAAATGGTATCGTATTATGAGACTAATAAAGAGGTTTTAGATCGCCTTTATCCTAAAGGTGATACAAAAGATAGTGATGGGCTTTTTAGTTGTGAATATAGTGAAATGAAGCAACATTCAGAGAAACTCATTACACTATTAAATGGTATTGATGATTATGATAAATTATCGACTGATGATCGTTGGGCTGTCCGTAATGAAGTGATGTGTTTAGCAAGTATTGCTAAAACTTTAGAATCAAAAGATGAGTTACCAAGCGGTTATCGTAAATCATATAAGGCAATCAGTAAGGATTTAACCAAAACAACAGAATATGCACCATTTTGGGTAATTGCTGCGGTAGCGCTAGCGCTTGGAATGGGGACAATGATTGGTTGGAAGCGAGTCGTTGATACTGTTGGTGGTAAGATTGGGAAAAAAGATATGACTTATGCGCAAGGAATGAGTGCGCAAATTGTCTCGGGTATTGCCATTGCTTCTGCGAGTCATTTAGGATTTCCTGTTTCAACAACGCATATTCTTTCAAGTTCCGTTGCAGGAACGATGATTGCAAATAAGTCTGGATTGCAGAAATCAACCGTGAAAAATATCCTTATTGCATGGATTTTAACACTACCTGTTTCAACGGCGCTATCATTTGGTCTTTATTTCCTTGGTACTTATTTATTTGTAAATTAA
- a CDS encoding L-threonylcarbamoyladenylate synthase yields the protein MKLLTYDEAATALKNGEIIAYPTEGVYGFAADAMNAKAVEAVLSLKDRSASKGFIVMAASLEKLSPLIKPLTNEQRETLLGSLRGGSRYTWIVPAQDHCPEYLRGQFTTLAVRVTNHPDALALCDLMPVGVVSTSANLHKEAPLESPEAIMALFGDRIAGVMVGNVGGLSSPTRIVHLESGEVIRA from the coding sequence ATGAAATTGCTCACATATGATGAGGCTGCCACCGCCCTTAAGAATGGTGAAATAATTGCTTATCCAACAGAAGGTGTTTATGGTTTTGCGGCAGATGCGATGAATGCAAAAGCGGTAGAAGCGGTGTTAAGTCTCAAAGATCGCTCAGCGTCGAAAGGATTTATTGTGATGGCTGCCTCGCTTGAAAAGTTATCGCCGCTCATCAAGCCTTTAACCAATGAACAGCGTGAAACGTTATTGGGAAGCCTTCGTGGTGGATCTCGTTATACTTGGATTGTGCCGGCGCAAGATCATTGTCCTGAATATTTAAGAGGGCAATTTACAACGCTGGCGGTAAGAGTCACAAATCACCCCGATGCGCTGGCACTTTGTGATCTGATGCCGGTAGGTGTTGTCTCAACGAGCGCTAATTTGCATAAAGAAGCCCCTCTTGAAAGTCCTGAGGCGATTATGGCGTTATTTGGTGATCGCATTGCGGGAGTGATGGTGGGTAATGTTGGTGGGTTATCATCACCAACGCGAATTGTTCATCTGGAAAGTGGGGAAGTTATTCGCGCTTAA
- the rpsT gene encoding 30S ribosomal protein S20 gives MANTAQARKRVRQAEKSNAANASYRSMTRTYVKKTINAIKGNNREEAVKAFGKAQSALDRSVKRGLIHKNKVARILSRLNAQIKNIA, from the coding sequence TTGGCAAATACAGCACAAGCTAGAAAACGCGTTCGTCAAGCTGAGAAAAGCAATGCAGCTAACGCATCATACCGTTCAATGACTAGAACATATGTTAAAAAAACGATTAATGCTATCAAAGGCAATAACCGCGAAGAAGCAGTAAAAGCATTTGGTAAAGCACAAAGCGCACTTGATCGTTCAGTAAAACGTGGTCTTATTCATAAGAATAAAGTTGCACGTATTCTTAGCCGTCTTAACGCGCAAATCAAAAACATCGCTTAA
- a CDS encoding NADP-dependent malic enzyme → MDSPNNKTEDLRIEALRYHAQPQPGKISVEATKPLVNSKDLSLAYSPGVAYACEEIQKDPLTALDYTSRGNLVAVISNGTAVLGLGNIGPLAGKPVMEGKGVLFKKFSNIDVFDIEIDETDPDKFIEIVASLEPTFGGINLEDIKAPECFQIEQELKKRMNIPVFHDDQHGTAIITAAGVLNALKLADKKIEEIKLVCSGAGAAAISCLNLLMQFGLKKENITVSDRDGVVNHHRAEETLDEYKAFFLQQTDKMTLGEIIEDADVFLGLSAPGVLTAEMVTKMAPNPLIFALANPEPEIRPELAHAVRQDAILATGRSDYPNQVNNVLCFPYLFRGALDCGATEINEAMKMACVKAIADLTHKEPTDEVLHAYPGETLRFSRHYIIPKPFDPRLIVELPIAVAKAAMESGVALRPIQDFEEYRHRLSQHFNKTNMAMRPIFNQAKENARTIAYCEGEDERVLRAVYLVKQDRLANPILIGQPKVIQRRIEELGINLPTKVLTPEDSISKDIDSEYVQIIDYRNPPMLDECSEKYYSVMKRKGITPELARQRMQTRGNLLSAMLLELGMIDGQISGVLGQYHRHVHHIVDAIGLKKDTSQPAAVSLLLSPKGPLFFCDTHVNEDPTAEELADITKMAAEVVARFGITPKVALLSHSNFGSRESKFSRKMQATLQILKETAPELECEGEMQPDLAIWERYRNAYFPNSELEGMANLFIFANIDTANVTYNFVRTISDSIVVGPILTGPSKPAHVVTNIATARRIVNVTAMCATDAI, encoded by the coding sequence ATGGATTCTCCAAATAATAAAACTGAAGATCTTCGTATTGAAGCGCTTCGCTATCATGCACAACCTCAGCCTGGAAAAATTTCAGTTGAAGCCACTAAACCACTAGTCAACTCAAAAGACCTCTCTTTAGCATACTCTCCTGGCGTTGCTTACGCTTGTGAAGAGATTCAAAAAGACCCACTCACAGCGCTTGATTACACTTCACGCGGCAATCTTGTTGCGGTAATTAGTAACGGGACAGCAGTATTAGGTCTTGGCAATATCGGTCCGCTTGCGGGTAAACCCGTTATGGAAGGTAAAGGCGTTCTTTTTAAAAAATTCTCTAATATCGATGTTTTTGATATTGAAATTGACGAAACTGACCCTGATAAATTTATCGAGATCGTGGCTAGCCTCGAACCAACATTCGGCGGGATTAACTTAGAAGATATCAAGGCTCCTGAATGTTTCCAAATTGAGCAAGAACTTAAAAAACGCATGAATATCCCTGTTTTCCATGATGATCAACATGGAACAGCGATTATCACTGCTGCAGGGGTGTTAAATGCCCTCAAGCTTGCGGATAAAAAAATTGAAGAGATTAAACTCGTTTGTAGTGGCGCAGGTGCTGCGGCAATCTCTTGCTTAAATCTCTTAATGCAATTTGGTCTTAAAAAAGAAAATATCACTGTCTCAGACCGTGATGGTGTTGTAAATCATCACCGCGCTGAAGAGACACTTGATGAATATAAAGCATTCTTCTTACAACAAACCGACAAAATGACACTCGGCGAAATTATCGAAGATGCAGACGTATTTTTAGGTCTATCAGCACCTGGCGTTTTAACCGCTGAAATGGTGACAAAAATGGCGCCTAATCCGCTCATTTTTGCATTAGCCAACCCTGAACCTGAAATCCGCCCAGAACTTGCGCATGCAGTTCGTCAAGATGCTATTTTAGCAACAGGACGCTCTGACTACCCTAACCAAGTCAACAACGTGCTCTGCTTCCCTTATCTTTTCCGCGGCGCACTCGATTGCGGCGCAACAGAGATCAATGAAGCAATGAAGATGGCGTGTGTAAAAGCTATTGCTGATCTTACGCATAAAGAGCCTACTGATGAAGTTTTACACGCATATCCTGGTGAAACACTTCGCTTTTCACGCCACTACATCATCCCAAAACCATTTGATCCTCGCTTAATTGTAGAGCTTCCTATTGCAGTTGCAAAAGCGGCAATGGAATCAGGGGTTGCACTTCGTCCGATTCAAGACTTTGAAGAGTACCGCCATCGCTTAAGCCAACATTTTAATAAAACCAATATGGCAATGCGCCCTATCTTCAACCAAGCAAAAGAGAATGCACGTACAATTGCATACTGTGAAGGTGAAGATGAACGCGTACTTCGTGCCGTTTACCTTGTTAAGCAAGATCGCCTTGCAAACCCAATCCTTATTGGTCAACCAAAAGTGATCCAAAGAAGAATTGAAGAGCTTGGTATCAACCTTCCAACTAAAGTATTAACGCCAGAAGATAGCATCAGTAAAGATATTGATAGTGAATATGTACAAATTATCGACTATCGTAATCCTCCAATGCTTGATGAGTGTTCAGAAAAATACTATAGCGTCATGAAGCGCAAAGGGATTACGCCAGAACTTGCACGTCAACGCATGCAAACTCGTGGCAACCTTCTCTCGGCAATGCTTTTAGAGCTCGGCATGATTGATGGTCAAATTAGTGGTGTGTTAGGTCAATATCACCGCCACGTCCACCATATCGTTGATGCCATTGGTCTTAAAAAAGATACCTCTCAACCAGCAGCGGTTAGCTTACTTCTTTCACCAAAGGGTCCTCTTTTCTTCTGCGATACGCATGTTAATGAAGACCCAACGGCTGAAGAGTTAGCTGATATCACTAAAATGGCAGCGGAAGTTGTGGCTCGCTTTGGTATCACTCCAAAAGTTGCGCTTCTTTCCCACTCAAACTTCGGTTCACGTGAATCGAAATTCTCAAGAAAGATGCAAGCAACCTTACAGATCCTTAAAGAGACAGCGCCAGAGCTTGAATGCGAAGGGGAGATGCAACCAGACCTTGCTATCTGGGAGCGCTACCGTAATGCTTACTTCCCTAATTCTGAATTAGAAGGCATGGCAAACCTCTTTATCTTTGCAAACATTGATACCGCTAACGTAACTTACAACTTTGTGCGCACCATTAGCGATAGCATTGTTGTGGGACCAATCTTAACAGGTCCTTCAAAACCAGCTCACGTAGTAACCAATATTGCGACTGCAAGACGCATCGTTAACGTTACTGCAATGTGCGCAACTGACGCGATTTAA
- a CDS encoding D-sedoheptulose-7-phosphate isomerase: MTAISHIKESLEVKQLALEKMPEVIEATGELMIQALQSGKKVLVCGNGGSAADAQHFAAELMNRFETERAPLPAIALTTDSSNLTSIANDYSYDEVFSKQVMALGQAGDVLIAISTSGNSKSINLAIEEALKKGMVVLALTGETGGKMREIESANLHLVNVPSKRTARVQEVHILVIHIWCAMIDKVFR, from the coding sequence ATGACAGCAATTTCACATATTAAAGAGAGCCTTGAAGTTAAACAATTAGCCCTTGAAAAAATGCCGGAGGTGATTGAGGCAACAGGGGAGTTAATGATTCAGGCGTTACAATCAGGGAAGAAAGTACTTGTGTGTGGGAATGGTGGGTCAGCAGCAGATGCGCAGCATTTTGCGGCTGAGCTTATGAATCGATTTGAAACAGAGCGTGCGCCATTGCCGGCAATTGCTTTAACGACAGATAGTTCAAACCTCACCTCTATCGCTAATGATTATAGCTATGATGAAGTTTTCTCAAAACAGGTGATGGCATTAGGACAAGCTGGCGATGTATTGATTGCCATTAGTACTAGTGGTAACTCAAAAAGTATTAATTTAGCTATCGAAGAAGCCTTAAAGAAAGGGATGGTTGTTTTAGCGTTAACGGGTGAAACGGGCGGTAAAATGCGCGAAATTGAATCTGCTAATTTACATCTTGTAAATGTTCCAAGTAAACGTACTGCGCGCGTACAAGAGGTGCATATTCTTGTTATCCATATTTGGTGCGCAATGATTGACAAGGTATTTCGTTAA
- a CDS encoding peptidoglycan DD-metalloendopeptidase family protein, whose amino-acid sequence MSLKRLTFFLTTLLILSACSSGTYTVRSGDSLSQIASNHKMSVSDLQRLNNISNPNHIRVGQVLKVSGKAGSAVRSNNTTSNRNIAATNTTPQKIATRDNTVVTPKPATPKDQVSTGISGWVKPTEGTVVKSYNPNIPGQKGIQIAGTVNQPIKAAHDGEVVFAGAGNSGYGQLIIVRHNANTYTAYGYLSSINVREGAKVKKGQTIAGMGNSFDGRTVLYFEIRTKGQTVNPMNYI is encoded by the coding sequence ATGAGCCTAAAACGACTAACATTTTTTCTTACAACTCTCTTAATCCTATCTGCATGTTCTAGCGGTACTTATACCGTGAGATCTGGCGACTCATTGAGCCAAATTGCAAGTAATCATAAAATGTCAGTCAGTGACTTACAAAGACTTAATAATATCTCTAACCCCAATCATATTCGGGTCGGACAAGTCCTAAAGGTTAGCGGTAAAGCAGGCTCAGCCGTTAGAAGTAATAATACAACCTCTAATAGAAATATTGCTGCAACCAACACAACTCCTCAAAAAATAGCAACACGCGATAACACCGTTGTTACCCCAAAACCCGCAACACCTAAAGATCAGGTCTCTACTGGGATTAGCGGCTGGGTAAAACCAACGGAAGGTACTGTTGTTAAAAGCTACAACCCTAACATTCCAGGCCAAAAAGGTATACAAATTGCCGGAACGGTTAATCAACCGATTAAAGCCGCCCATGATGGTGAAGTCGTCTTTGCAGGTGCTGGAAATTCAGGATATGGGCAGCTGATTATCGTTCGCCATAACGCGAACACTTATACCGCTTATGGCTATCTCTCCTCTATTAATGTGCGAGAAGGCGCTAAAGTAAAGAAAGGTCAAACAATTGCCGGCATGGGCAATAGCTTTGATGGAAGAACGGTACTCTACTTTGAGATCCGCACCAAAGGCCAAACAGTTAACCCGATGAATTATATTTAA
- the rpoH gene encoding RNA polymerase sigma factor RpoH, which produces MPSEDKQLVLRANTFPSVADGLDAYISAIGDIPTLTAEEEQALAYRLIEHEDLHAAQTLIMSHLKFVVHIAKNYTGYGLPLVDLIQEGNVGLMKAVKRFDPSYNVRLISFAVYWIKSEIHEFVIRNWRIVKVATTKAQRKLFFNLRSSKETLEWLTDEEAADIAKELNVSKAEVKRMEMRLFSNDLAFDLPVGSHADDGDFSPSDWLSSNTLDPSQELEREDYASHNNEMLGNALAELDPRSKDIIMQRWMRDEDEERPTLTELAEKYSVSAERIRQIENQAMSKIKDLLTV; this is translated from the coding sequence ATGCCGAGTGAAGATAAACAATTAGTGCTAAGAGCCAATACTTTTCCCTCTGTTGCAGATGGATTAGACGCTTATATCAGTGCTATTGGCGATATTCCGACCTTAACTGCGGAGGAAGAACAAGCGCTTGCTTATCGTTTGATTGAACATGAGGATCTACATGCCGCTCAAACTCTGATTATGTCCCACTTAAAATTTGTTGTGCATATTGCGAAGAACTATACCGGCTATGGTCTGCCTTTAGTGGATTTGATCCAAGAGGGGAATGTCGGGTTGATGAAGGCGGTGAAACGTTTTGATCCTTCTTATAATGTTCGATTAATCTCTTTTGCGGTGTATTGGATTAAATCAGAAATTCATGAGTTTGTGATCCGCAATTGGAGAATTGTCAAAGTTGCAACAACGAAAGCGCAGCGTAAGTTATTCTTTAATTTAAGATCATCAAAAGAGACTTTAGAGTGGTTAACTGATGAAGAAGCTGCTGATATTGCAAAAGAATTGAATGTGAGTAAAGCAGAAGTAAAGCGTATGGAAATGCGACTTTTCTCTAATGATTTAGCATTTGATCTGCCAGTTGGAAGTCATGCTGATGATGGGGACTTTAGTCCATCAGATTGGCTGTCTAGTAATACATTAGACCCATCTCAAGAATTAGAGCGAGAAGATTATGCGTCGCATAATAATGAAATGTTAGGGAATGCGCTTGCCGAGTTAGATCCTCGCAGCAAAGATATTATTATGCAGCGTTGGATGCGTGATGAAGATGAAGAGCGACCTACATTAACAGAGCTTGCTGAAAAGTATTCAGTCTCTGCAGAGAGAATTCGACAAATTGAAAATCAGGCGATGAGTAAAATCAAAGACCTGTTAACGGTATAA
- a CDS encoding BON domain-containing protein: MLKRFLLLSSFMVVLAGCVPAILAGGVGATAAGVNDRRTAGQIVEDNAITVKVQNKIGQMPGRNKAHISILSYNGKVLLLGEVPTQALGLEVEDVAAKTEHVKSVHNELIIAPEASLASITSDTMITAKVKSALATGITLKGFNAGNVKVETSNRKVYLMGIVNEAEAREAINIVRHVSGVEEVVPFFDIVNRQFYNIN; the protein is encoded by the coding sequence ATGTTGAAGCGTTTTTTATTATTAAGTAGTTTTATGGTGGTTTTAGCAGGTTGTGTTCCGGCAATTTTGGCAGGTGGTGTGGGTGCTACCGCTGCAGGAGTGAATGATCGCCGTACCGCCGGACAAATCGTAGAAGATAATGCGATTACTGTTAAAGTTCAAAATAAGATCGGGCAGATGCCAGGGCGCAATAAAGCCCATATCAGCATTTTAAGTTATAACGGTAAGGTGCTTCTTTTAGGAGAAGTCCCAACGCAAGCATTAGGATTAGAAGTAGAAGATGTTGCGGCTAAAACAGAGCATGTAAAAAGTGTGCATAATGAGTTGATTATTGCGCCAGAGGCCTCTTTAGCGAGCATTACATCTGATACGATGATTACTGCAAAAGTAAAATCTGCTTTAGCAACAGGGATTACATTAAAAGGATTTAATGCTGGGAATGTGAAAGTGGAAACTTCTAATCGAAAAGTCTATTTAATGGGAATCGTTAATGAAGCGGAAGCACGCGAAGCAATTAATATTGTTCGTCATGTTTCAGGTGTTGAAGAAGTGGTCCCTTTTTTTGATATTGTAAACCGTCAGTTTTATAACATTAATTAA
- a CDS encoding MetQ/NlpA family ABC transporter substrate-binding protein, with translation MRKLALATALSLVPFFALSAEKLKVVATPVPHAEILESIKPQLAAKDIDLEVVVVTDYVLPNLMVDEKEADANFFQHAPYLDEFNKNHNLNIVALEPAIHVEPIAAYSQKIKSKDDLKTGAKVSIPNDPANGGRALILLHNEGIITLNNPENILSTVFDIKENPLKLTFVELEAPMLARTLDEVDLALINTNFALDAKLNPTKDSLFIEGAQSPYANIITVLPENKDDARIKALIEVITSDDVRTFIEEKYEGSIVPVF, from the coding sequence ATGCGTAAATTAGCTCTTGCGACAGCACTTTCGCTCGTCCCATTCTTCGCACTTTCAGCAGAAAAACTTAAAGTTGTAGCAACCCCTGTTCCTCATGCGGAAATTCTTGAATCTATCAAACCGCAACTTGCAGCGAAAGATATTGATCTTGAAGTTGTTGTTGTTACCGACTATGTTTTACCAAACTTAATGGTTGATGAGAAAGAAGCAGATGCTAACTTCTTCCAACACGCCCCTTATTTAGATGAATTTAACAAAAACCACAATCTCAACATTGTGGCATTAGAGCCTGCTATTCACGTAGAGCCTATTGCTGCTTATTCACAAAAAATTAAATCAAAAGATGACTTAAAAACAGGTGCTAAGGTCAGTATTCCGAACGACCCTGCAAATGGTGGCCGCGCTTTGATTCTTTTACACAACGAAGGCATCATTACCTTAAATAATCCTGAGAATATCCTTTCAACGGTGTTTGATATTAAAGAAAACCCCCTTAAATTAACCTTTGTAGAACTCGAAGCACCAATGCTTGCTCGTACTTTAGATGAGGTTGATTTAGCGCTGATTAATACCAACTTTGCATTAGATGCGAAATTGAATCCAACGAAAGATTCACTTTTCATTGAAGGTGCGCAGTCTCCTTATGCTAATATCATCACTGTTCTTCCTGAAAATAAAGATGACGCACGCATCAAAGCACTCATTGAAGTCATTACTTCTGATGATGTTCGTACGTTTATTGAAGAAAAATATGAAGGAAGCATCGTTCCTGTATTCTAA